The Flavobacterium praedii genome window below encodes:
- a CDS encoding peptidylprolyl isomerase: MENGIYAKFNTAKGAILVKLTHDLTPGTVGNFVALAEGNMENKIKPQGQKFYDGLNFHRVIPDFMIQGGCPLGTGTGDPGYKFDDEFHQDLRHDAPGVLSMANSGPGSNGSQFFITHIATPWLDDKHTVFGNVVEGQDVVDAIAQGDSLDSVEIIRVGEEAQKWNAIEAFVGLKGARLKKLAALKAESEAKMEQLAAGFEKTESGLRYQFIQRGEGKQAESGKTVSVHYEGSLENGKVFDSSYPRKKPIEFRLGQGQVIEGWDEGIALLKVGDKARFVIPSDLGYGPAGAGGVIPPNATLIFDVELMDVK; the protein is encoded by the coding sequence ATGGAAAACGGAATATACGCTAAATTCAACACCGCAAAAGGGGCGATTTTGGTAAAACTAACACACGATTTAACTCCTGGAACAGTTGGTAACTTTGTTGCTCTTGCCGAAGGGAATATGGAAAACAAAATTAAACCTCAAGGTCAAAAATTCTATGACGGTTTAAACTTTCACAGAGTTATTCCAGATTTTATGATTCAAGGGGGATGTCCTCTAGGAACTGGAACTGGTGATCCAGGTTACAAGTTTGATGATGAATTCCATCAAGATTTGCGTCATGACGCACCAGGTGTTTTGTCTATGGCAAATTCAGGTCCAGGTTCTAATGGTTCTCAATTTTTTATCACACATATTGCAACACCTTGGTTAGATGACAAACATACCGTTTTTGGTAATGTTGTAGAAGGACAAGATGTTGTAGATGCCATTGCTCAAGGGGATTCATTAGATTCAGTTGAAATCATCAGAGTTGGTGAAGAAGCTCAAAAATGGAATGCTATTGAAGCTTTCGTTGGTTTAAAAGGAGCTCGTTTGAAAAAATTAGCCGCTTTGAAAGCAGAATCTGAAGCGAAAATGGAACAATTAGCAGCTGGTTTTGAAAAAACAGAAAGTGGGTTGCGTTACCAATTCATCCAAAGAGGTGAAGGAAAACAAGCAGAAAGTGGTAAAACTGTTTCAGTTCACTATGAAGGTTCATTGGAGAACGGTAAAGTTTTTGATTCTTCGTACCCAAGAAAAAAACCAATCGAATTTCGTTTGGGTCAAGGTCAGGTAATTGAAGGTTGGGACGAAGGTATTGCACTATTGAAAGTTGGAGACAAAGCTCGTTTTGTGATCCCATCTGATTTAGGATACGGACCAGCAGGAGCGGGTGGCGTTATTCCACCAAACGCTACTTTGATTTTCGATGTTGAATTGATGGACGTGAAATAA
- a CDS encoding lactoylglutathione lyase family protein — translation MSNLQQYPRVFSHIGISVPNIEKAIEFYKNVMGWYIIMNVTTVNEEQETAIGQMCIDVFGTGWKTFKIAHLSTGDRIGIELFEFPQNIKPQAEFEPYKTGIFHFCVQDPDVEGLAKKIVEAGGKQRMPIREYYPGEKPYRMVYMEDPFGNIIEIYSHSYELHYGAGAYQHDIS, via the coding sequence ATGAGTAATTTACAACAATACCCTCGAGTATTTTCACATATTGGAATTTCTGTTCCCAATATCGAAAAAGCGATTGAATTTTATAAAAATGTGATGGGATGGTACATTATTATGAATGTCACTACAGTAAATGAAGAACAAGAAACTGCAATTGGTCAAATGTGTATTGATGTTTTTGGAACAGGATGGAAAACATTTAAGATTGCACATTTATCTACAGGAGATCGTATTGGAATCGAGTTGTTTGAATTTCCACAAAACATAAAACCACAAGCTGAATTTGAACCATACAAAACTGGTATTTTCCATTTTTGTGTTCAAGACCCCGATGTAGAAGGTCTTGCCAAAAAAATTGTTGAAGCAGGTGGAAAACAAAGAATGCCAATAAGGGAATATTATCCAGGCGAAAAACCGTATCGAATGGTCTATATGGAAGATCCTTTTGGGAATATAATCGAAATTTATTCGCATTCGTATGAACTACATTACGGAGCAGGAGCTTACCAACATGATATCAGTTAG